In the genome of Bubalus kerabau isolate K-KA32 ecotype Philippines breed swamp buffalo chromosome 8, PCC_UOA_SB_1v2, whole genome shotgun sequence, one region contains:
- the KLHDC10 gene encoding kelch domain-containing protein 10 isoform X3, whose protein sequence is MSAAQGWDRNRRRGGGAAGGGGGGHRPPPARSGHRCVADNTNLYVFGGYNPDYDESGGPDNEDYPLFRELWRYHFATGVWHQMGTDGYMPRELASMSLVLHGNNLLVFGGTGIPFGESNGNDVHVCNVKYKRWALLSCRGKKPSRIYGQAMAIINGSLYVFGGTTGYIYSTDLHKLDLNTREWTQLKPNNLSCDLPEERYRHEIAHDGQRIYILGGGTSWTAYSLNKIHAYNLETNAWEEIATKPHEKIGFPAARRCHSCVQIKNDVFICGGYNGEVILGDIWKLNLQTFQWVKLPATMPEPVYFHCAAVTPAGCMYIHGGVVNIHENKRTGSLFKIWLVVPSLLELAWEKLLAAFPNLANLSRTQLLHLGLTQGLIERLK, encoded by the exons GCCACAGACCTCCACCAGCACGAAGTGGACATCGTTGTGTGGCAGATAATACCAATCTGTATGTGTTTGGAGGTTATAACCCAGATTATGATGAATCAGGAGGGCCAGATAATGAAGACTATCCTCTCTTCAGGGAGCTTTGGAGGTATCATTTTGCTACAGGAGTATGGCACCAGATGGGCACAGATGGCTACATGCCCCGAGAATTGGCATCTATGTCAC TTGTGCTGCATGGAAACAACCTGTTAGTGTTTGGAGGTACTGGCATCCCATTTGGTGAGAGCAATGGCAATGACGTCCACGTCTGCAACGTGAAATATAAGAGATGGGCTTTGCTCAGCTGTCGGGGGAAGAAACCCAGTCGTATATATGGACAG GCTATGGCTATCATCAATGGCTCCCTTTATGTATTTGGAGGGACAACTGGCTATATTTACAGCACAGACCTGCACAAATTAGATCTCAATACCagagagtggacacaactgaaaccaaACAACCTATCCTGTGATCTACCAGAAGAGAG GTACAGACATGAAATAGCACATGATGGGCAGAGGATTTACATCTTGGGAGGTGGTACTTCTTGGACAGCTTATTCCTTAAACAAG ATTCATGCATACAACCTTGAAACAAATGCATGGGAGGAAATTGCAACAAAACCCCATGAAAAAATag GTTTTCCTGCAGCCCGGAGATGTCACAGTTGTGTTCAGATAAAAAATG ATGTGTTTATTTGCGGGGGCTATAATGGAGAAGTGATCCTGGGAGATATCTGGAAGCTGAATCTGCAGACTTTTCAATGGGTTAAGCTCCCAGCTACCATGCCGGAGCCAGTTTATTTTCACTGTGCAGCTGTTACACCa GCTGGTTGCATGTACATTCATGGAGGAGTGGTGAACATCCACGAAAATAAACGGACTGGGTCATTGTTTAAGATCTGGCTGGTGGTTCCTAGCCTGCTGGAACTGGCGTGGGAGAAGCTGCTTGCGGCCTTCCCCAATCTAGCAAACCTCTCCCGAACACAGCTTCTGCACCTTGGACTCACACAGGGACTCATCGAGCGCTTGAAATGA